Proteins encoded in a region of the Mucilaginibacter sabulilitoris genome:
- a CDS encoding tyrosinase family protein — translation MEFLIPNMNRRVFVKGIGLVSAALILGTLGGCEQIAEAIRNRPIRRRLRVGSAAVDADIATYKQAVTLMKALPANDPRNWAKQAAIHGTAGVGFNLCQHGTEHFFSWHRAYLFYFEKICQKLTGNNKFGLPYWNWNQNPDINPAFLDTSSVLYLPRVNATVTGVSAVSTPELDPIFADTNFYTFWQQIEGTPHNTVHTYVGDTMGGFGSAMDPVFWTHHCMIDYCWAKWNIDLDNNNTNDPGWNNTAWNYFVDGDGNTVSSITAGITTIMPLLSYQYEHSDIGTPVAQKIVKTKTDFNKLQDRIKKGANIKFNIKNRISIAGKTTISIAKPFSVQPRAGASDFAGIINTDAAKDHVFVSINYVQIPAESDFFVRVFLNLPEANANTPVDDIHYAGSFAFFGAPMPENNMDMTAHHHVPKFLVNITPTLQKLKKNQQLTDKTPISVQLVAVPFLGKFENPATELLLDTVEFIVSPIIINAKEQ, via the coding sequence ATGGAATTCTTGATACCCAACATGAACCGGCGTGTATTTGTTAAAGGCATTGGGCTCGTTAGCGCTGCCCTTATACTTGGAACATTAGGCGGCTGTGAGCAAATAGCCGAAGCCATACGGAACAGACCTATCAGACGACGGCTGCGCGTAGGATCAGCCGCAGTTGATGCGGATATTGCCACCTATAAGCAGGCTGTTACCTTAATGAAAGCCTTGCCTGCCAATGACCCCAGAAACTGGGCCAAACAAGCCGCCATACATGGTACCGCGGGGGTTGGTTTTAATCTTTGCCAGCATGGTACAGAGCACTTTTTTTCATGGCACCGGGCTTATTTGTTTTACTTTGAAAAAATCTGTCAGAAACTAACCGGTAACAACAAATTTGGCTTGCCGTATTGGAACTGGAATCAAAACCCCGATATCAATCCGGCGTTTTTAGACACCTCAAGTGTACTCTATTTGCCAAGGGTAAATGCTACGGTGACAGGCGTTTCGGCGGTTTCAACGCCGGAGCTTGATCCCATTTTTGCCGATACTAATTTTTATACTTTCTGGCAACAAATAGAAGGCACACCGCACAACACGGTTCATACCTATGTTGGGGATACCATGGGCGGCTTCGGCTCCGCAATGGATCCCGTATTCTGGACACACCATTGTATGATTGATTATTGCTGGGCCAAATGGAATATTGACCTGGATAACAATAATACAAATGACCCGGGCTGGAACAATACCGCCTGGAACTATTTTGTTGATGGCGACGGGAACACTGTAAGTTCCATTACTGCAGGCATAACTACGATTATGCCGCTCTTAAGTTATCAATATGAGCATAGTGATATTGGTACGCCAGTTGCACAAAAAATTGTAAAAACAAAAACCGATTTTAATAAACTTCAGGATCGGATAAAAAAAGGCGCCAATATCAAATTCAATATTAAAAACAGGATATCCATTGCCGGCAAAACAACCATAAGCATTGCCAAACCATTTAGCGTGCAACCACGTGCCGGTGCAAGTGACTTTGCCGGTATTATAAATACCGATGCGGCGAAAGATCACGTATTCGTGAGCATAAACTATGTGCAAATACCTGCTGAAAGTGATTTCTTTGTGCGTGTATTTTTAAACCTGCCCGAAGCTAATGCCAATACACCTGTTGATGATATACATTACGCCGGCAGCTTCGCTTTTTTTGGCGCTCCCATGCCCGAAAATAATATGGATATGACAGCACATCATCATGTACCTAAATTCCTGGTAAATATTACGCCTACCCTGCAAAAATTAAAAAAGAACCAGCAGCTTACCGACAAAACCCCGATCTCGGTACAATTGGTTGCTGTGCCATTTTTAGGAAAGTTTGAAAACCCGGCTACTGAATTATTACTGGATACGGTTGAGTTTATTGTTAGCCCCATAATTATAAACGCTAAAGAACAATAA
- a CDS encoding DUF4097 family beta strand repeat-containing protein, with product MKTYLLLFVLACSAVVATAQDNDNTPPYLTKSLANNAINSVVVNTSAGGINVSGRSGEAPRVEVYIKGNNGRQLSKEEIKKRLDEDYDLSVSVSGHEVRAIAKNKHNFSNWKKSISISFKIYVPEQTATDLRTSGGGIILDNLKGNETFTTSGGGLMINKVSGIIRGETSGGGIIVSNSDNDINLETSGGGIIAKNCSGKIKLETSGGGIQLANLRGTISAHTSGGGVQGNNITGELITSTSGGGIDLKQMDCSLNASTSAGGLYAQMKSVGKYLKLEASSGNIDMELPLKQGLDLDISGDAVNQSPSKISGFSGQWEKDRIKGKVNGGGIPVSADASSGNVNVKFN from the coding sequence ATGAAAACATATCTTTTACTATTTGTACTGGCCTGCAGCGCAGTTGTAGCAACAGCGCAGGATAATGATAATACACCGCCGTATCTTACCAAATCATTGGCTAACAACGCGATTAACAGTGTTGTTGTAAATACATCTGCCGGCGGGATTAATGTGAGCGGACGGAGCGGTGAAGCGCCGCGGGTGGAAGTTTATATTAAAGGGAATAACGGGCGTCAACTTTCAAAAGAAGAAATTAAAAAGCGCCTTGATGAAGACTATGACTTGAGCGTTTCTGTTAGCGGTCATGAAGTCCGCGCCATTGCTAAAAACAAGCACAATTTTTCCAACTGGAAAAAATCCATCAGTATCTCTTTTAAAATATATGTTCCGGAGCAAACAGCTACCGATCTGAGAACCAGTGGCGGCGGCATTATTCTTGATAATTTAAAGGGAAATGAAACTTTTACTACCAGCGGTGGCGGGCTAATGATTAACAAGGTTAGCGGAATTATACGTGGCGAAACGTCAGGAGGCGGAATTATAGTTTCTAATTCAGATAATGATATTAACCTGGAAACCAGCGGTGGCGGTATCATTGCAAAAAATTGCTCTGGTAAAATTAAACTGGAAACCAGCGGCGGTGGAATACAGCTTGCAAACCTGAGAGGAACCATAAGCGCTCACACCAGTGGTGGTGGTGTTCAAGGTAATAATATAACCGGGGAGCTGATTACCAGTACTTCAGGTGGTGGTATCGACCTGAAACAGATGGATTGCAGCTTAAATGCGTCAACGAGTGCAGGAGGCTTATATGCTCAAATGAAAAGCGTAGGTAAATATTTAAAATTGGAAGCAAGCTCTGGTAATATTGACATGGAATTGCCATTAAAACAGGGCCTTGATCTTGATATCAGTGGCGATGCTGTAAATCAGAGCCCATCAAAAATAAGCGGTTTTAGCGGCCAATGGGAAAAAGACAGGATAAAAGGAAAAGTTAATGGCGGCGGTATCCCGGTAAGTGCAGATGCCTCAAGCGGAAATGTAAATGTGAAGTTTAACTGA
- a CDS encoding GNAT family N-acetyltransferase, translated as MNHILDNPAWNALISGNKHLAKGNNQIRYFDKEVSPFVAFEENSMENFELLYEQITHAEPLVFVTSDKTEIPDAWKVLYLISGLQMVYDVPTTITDTDSSIVSLTNEHIPQMLSLTKLTNPGPFAERTIEFGHYKGIFDGDKLVAMAGQRMHAFEYAEISAVCTHPDYTGRGYAKLLLLQQINRIKAAAGIPFLHVRDDNERAIKVYESLGFAARKPIYFYVIQKN; from the coding sequence ATGAACCACATATTGGATAACCCCGCCTGGAATGCCTTAATTTCGGGCAATAAACATCTTGCTAAAGGAAACAATCAGATCAGGTACTTCGATAAAGAGGTTTCGCCTTTTGTTGCGTTTGAAGAAAATTCAATGGAAAATTTTGAACTGCTTTATGAGCAGATTACCCATGCTGAGCCTTTAGTATTTGTGACTTCTGATAAAACAGAAATTCCAGACGCCTGGAAAGTGCTGTATTTAATAAGCGGTTTGCAAATGGTTTATGATGTCCCGACAACAATAACGGATACCGACTCAAGCATTGTTTCGCTAACCAATGAACATATACCTCAAATGCTTAGCCTCACCAAATTAACCAATCCAGGCCCCTTTGCCGAAAGGACCATTGAGTTCGGGCATTATAAAGGCATTTTTGATGGCGATAAATTAGTGGCGATGGCAGGTCAGCGCATGCATGCTTTTGAATATGCCGAAATAAGCGCGGTTTGCACTCATCCGGATTATACCGGCCGGGGATACGCCAAATTGTTACTGCTCCAGCAAATAAACCGGATCAAAGCAGCTGCCGGTATTCCGTTTTTACATGTACGGGATGACAATGAACGGGCTATCAAAGTTTATGAAAGTTTGGGATTTGCAGCCAGGAAGCCTATTTATTTTTACGTAATACAGAAAAACTAA